A genomic segment from Kiritimatiellia bacterium encodes:
- a CDS encoding sigma-54 dependent transcriptional regulator, with protein sequence MKKPVVLIVDDEKNSREGLARALQKTYDVLLAESGARALALLAENPVDVMISDVRMPGIDGLTLLQRAMARSPQPVCIMLTAYGSIELAVEAMRRGAYDFLTKPINLDRLEIVLKRALAARDLEAENRALREQLDARYGLQHIIGQSPEMQEVLDTVKQVAPSRATVLLLGESGTGKELVAHALHQLSPRNKGPFVAVHCAALTSTLLESELFGHEKGAFTGATERRRGRFELADGGTLFLDEIGEIDAAIQVKILRVLEERRFERVGGTEPIDVDVRLIAATNRDLKKLVEEGKFREDLFFRLDVVSIRLPPLRERTGDLPLLVNHFIQVFAKENAKPVAGITPEALAALQSYSWPGNVRELRNVIERMVVLARGDRLTLRDVPPHIRGEADAAPRGGTLSLVENEKLLIQRALKLHDGNVTRAAQELGISRRTLHRKLNEYGLRLSETENPQSASAPD encoded by the coding sequence ATGAAAAAGCCCGTGGTACTGATTGTCGACGATGAAAAAAACTCCCGCGAGGGGCTCGCTCGCGCGCTCCAGAAGACGTATGATGTGCTCCTTGCTGAAAGCGGCGCCCGAGCCCTCGCCCTGCTGGCGGAAAATCCGGTCGATGTGATGATCAGCGATGTCCGCATGCCGGGGATCGATGGCCTGACCCTGCTGCAGCGCGCAATGGCGCGATCGCCGCAGCCGGTGTGCATCATGTTGACGGCCTACGGAAGCATCGAGCTCGCCGTCGAGGCCATGCGGCGCGGCGCCTACGACTTCCTCACCAAGCCGATCAATCTCGACCGCCTGGAGATCGTGCTGAAGCGCGCGCTGGCGGCGCGCGACCTCGAGGCGGAAAACCGGGCGCTTCGCGAGCAGTTGGACGCCCGGTATGGCCTGCAGCACATCATCGGCCAGTCGCCCGAAATGCAAGAGGTGTTGGACACGGTTAAGCAAGTGGCGCCGTCGCGTGCGACGGTGCTTTTGCTTGGCGAGAGCGGAACGGGCAAGGAGCTGGTTGCCCATGCCCTTCACCAGCTCAGCCCCCGCAACAAAGGGCCCTTCGTCGCCGTGCACTGCGCTGCGCTCACGTCGACCCTCCTGGAGAGCGAATTGTTCGGCCACGAGAAGGGCGCCTTCACCGGCGCCACTGAGCGACGGCGCGGACGGTTCGAGCTGGCGGATGGCGGCACGCTCTTCCTCGACGAAATCGGTGAAATCGATGCGGCCATCCAGGTGAAGATCCTCCGAGTTCTCGAAGAACGCCGCTTCGAACGCGTGGGCGGCACGGAGCCGATCGATGTCGACGTCCGACTCATTGCGGCGACGAACCGCGATTTGAAGAAGCTCGTCGAGGAGGGAAAGTTCCGCGAGGACCTGTTCTTCCGTCTCGACGTCGTTTCGATCCGGCTGCCTCCGCTTCGCGAACGGACGGGCGACCTGCCGCTGCTGGTGAATCATTTCATACAGGTGTTCGCGAAGGAAAATGCCAAGCCGGTCGCCGGCATTACCCCCGAAGCCCTCGCAGCGCTGCAGTCTTATTCCTGGCCCGGCAACGTGCGGGAACTCCGCAACGTCATCGAGCGGATGGTCGTGCTGGCGCGCGGCGACCGGCTCACTTTGCGGGATGTGCCTCCCCACATCCGGGGGGAAGCGGACGCCGCGCCCCGCGGCGGGACGTTATCCCTCGTTGAGAATGAAAAGCTGCTGATCCAGCGCGCGCTGAAACTTCACGATGGCAATGTGACCCGGGCGGCACAGGAACTTGGGATCAGCCGCCGAACCCTGCATCGGAAACTCAACGAATACGGACTCCGCCTATCAGAAACCGAAAATCCGCAGAGCGCATCGGCTCCCGATTAA